In the genome of Polaribacter atrinae, one region contains:
- the fdhD gene encoding formate dehydrogenase accessory sulfurtransferase FdhD encodes MQTITYQGLKINQNIQSSIQDVLVVEAALQININDEPYTVVMRTPNNDQALIRGLLFAEDIYKSNKALIFEVVKEENEVPTIINVTISKEKLGKGYLNKRTLLSVSSCGICGKKELKDIKVEGEKLTKTTTFSSDLLHEMFLKMNSFQHTFKNSGGSHAAALFNKNYEFLTVKEDIGRHNAVDKVIGDLLIKDYLNHAKYLLVSGRVSYEIVSKAFIAKIPIIVAVSACSSLAVDFAKEFGICLIGFTREQKMTIYSNPSFVKTTKSDV; translated from the coding sequence ATGCAAACAATTACCTACCAAGGCCTAAAAATTAATCAAAATATTCAATCTTCAATTCAGGATGTTTTGGTTGTTGAAGCAGCATTACAAATTAATATAAATGATGAGCCTTATACTGTGGTTATGAGAACACCAAATAATGACCAAGCATTAATAAGAGGTTTGCTTTTTGCCGAAGATATTTATAAAAGTAACAAAGCTTTAATTTTTGAAGTAGTTAAAGAAGAAAATGAAGTTCCTACTATTATAAACGTTACTATCTCTAAAGAGAAACTAGGCAAAGGCTATTTAAACAAAAGAACATTACTTTCTGTTTCTTCTTGCGGAATTTGTGGCAAGAAAGAATTAAAAGACATTAAAGTTGAAGGCGAAAAACTAACTAAAACAACTACTTTTTCTAGTGATCTTTTACATGAAATGTTTTTAAAAATGAATAGTTTTCAGCATACTTTTAAAAATTCTGGAGGTAGTCATGCAGCAGCACTTTTTAATAAAAACTATGAATTTTTAACCGTTAAAGAAGATATTGGCAGACATAATGCAGTAGATAAAGTAATTGGAGATTTGTTGATAAAAGACTATTTAAATCATGCAAAATATTTATTGGTAAGCGGGCGAGTTTCTTACGAAATTGTTTCGAAAGCCTTTATTGCAAAAATACCAATTATTGTTGCAGTTTCTGCGTGCTCTTCTTTAGCTGTAGATTTTGCAAAAGAATTTGGTATATGCTTAATAGGTTTTACAAGAGAACAAAAAATGACGATTTATTCAAATCCATCATTTGTTAAAACAACAAAAAGCGATGTCTAA
- a CDS encoding AI-2E family transporter yields MKSKTIANGILRAIGILLGIFLLGYFLYAIQSVIIYIIIAGILSLVARPIIIFLRTKLKFPNTLAVVFTMVFMLGLLTGLIVMFIPLIMEQGKNLSLLEVDKLQANVQEIFNQITGYFSSKGIDVLGEIKNVDFASQFKEIPDLLNAVLGAVGTLSVGLFSVLFISFFFMKDSHLLKNGVMVIVPKGNENRFSKSLETINNLLSRYFIGLISQITILFIIYTIILLIFGIDNAVVIAFLCALLNLIPYVGPLIGAVIMFILSMTSNIGQDFQSEILPTTMYVMTGYLIAQLIDNFASQPIIFSKTTKSHPLEIFLIIIIGGLLFGVVGMITAVPMYTALKVILKEFLSDNKIVKSLTKDL; encoded by the coding sequence ATGAAATCTAAAACAATTGCCAACGGAATTTTAAGAGCTATAGGAATCCTTTTAGGTATTTTTCTTCTAGGCTATTTTTTATACGCTATTCAATCTGTTATTATCTATATCATAATTGCAGGAATTTTATCTTTAGTTGCAAGGCCAATTATTATTTTTCTAAGAACAAAATTAAAGTTTCCTAATACCCTTGCTGTTGTCTTTACAATGGTATTTATGTTAGGCCTTTTAACTGGTTTAATTGTAATGTTTATTCCATTAATTATGGAGCAAGGTAAAAATTTATCGTTATTAGAAGTAGATAAACTACAAGCAAATGTTCAAGAAATTTTTAATCAAATAACAGGTTATTTTTCATCTAAAGGAATCGATGTTTTAGGTGAGATAAAAAATGTAGATTTTGCTTCTCAATTTAAAGAAATACCAGATTTATTAAATGCCGTTTTAGGTGCTGTAGGTACGCTAAGTGTTGGCTTATTTTCGGTACTCTTTATCTCTTTCTTTTTTATGAAAGATAGTCACTTACTTAAAAATGGCGTAATGGTAATTGTACCAAAAGGCAATGAAAATAGGTTTTCTAAATCGTTAGAAACAATTAATAATTTACTGTCTAGATACTTTATTGGCTTAATTTCTCAAATTACCATCCTCTTTATAATATACACTATTATCTTACTAATTTTTGGAATAGATAACGCCGTTGTCATTGCTTTTTTATGTGCTTTATTAAACCTAATTCCGTATGTAGGCCCTTTAATTGGTGCTGTAATTATGTTTATTTTATCGATGACGAGTAATATTGGTCAAGATTTTCAATCAGAAATATTACCTACCACAATGTATGTAATGACAGGTTATTTAATAGCGCAATTAATCGACAATTTTGCAAGTCAACCAATTATATTTTCTAAAACAACAAAATCTCATCCATTAGAAATTTTCTTAATAATAATTATTGGAGGACTACTTTTTGGTGTTGTAGGTATGATAACTGCAGTGCCTATGTATACTGCATTAAAAGTAATTTTAAAAGAGTTTTTGTCTGATAATAAAATTGTAAAATCATTAACTAAAGATCTATAA
- a CDS encoding class I SAM-dependent methyltransferase, whose protein sequence is MNKAILSPEVQQFITDHLKSNITKLILKGSPFKDVSIQEIANQIVAKQKSELKLYTWFSSENIYYPPKISIEQTSSEITAAYKCNLISGNSIIDITGGFGVDCFYFSKQFKEVTHCEINDDLSKKVTHNYQQLEVKNITTISGDGLEYLKNHKANFDCIYIDPSRRSDVKGKVFLLNDCLPNVPENIDFLFTKTNQILIKNSPILDITSTINELKFVKEIHIIAVNNEVKELLFLLEKEYDEPIKIKTINIGKKDIQTFNFNYKEQITSSYSKPLTYLYEPNAAILKSGGFHEVSHQLNLFKIQQHSHLYTSNEMINFPGRVFKIEKVLNYDKKKLKKLVSENKANITTRNFPKTVAQIRKETKLKDGGNSYLFFTTLKTNEYIVILCKKKTNLD, encoded by the coding sequence TTGAATAAAGCCATTTTAAGTCCAGAAGTTCAGCAATTTATAACTGATCATTTAAAATCAAATATTACAAAACTGATTTTAAAAGGAAGTCCTTTTAAAGATGTTTCCATACAAGAAATAGCCAATCAAATTGTTGCTAAACAAAAATCTGAGCTTAAACTTTATACTTGGTTTTCATCAGAAAACATTTATTATCCACCTAAAATAAGCATAGAACAGACCTCCTCAGAAATTACGGCTGCCTATAAATGTAATTTAATATCTGGTAATTCAATTATAGATATTACAGGAGGTTTTGGTGTAGATTGCTTTTATTTTTCTAAACAATTTAAAGAAGTTACTCATTGTGAAATTAATGATGATTTATCTAAAAAGGTAACACACAACTACCAGCAATTAGAGGTTAAAAATATAACTACTATTTCTGGAGATGGACTTGAATATCTAAAAAATCACAAAGCAAATTTTGATTGTATTTACATAGACCCATCAAGAAGAAGTGATGTAAAAGGAAAGGTATTCTTACTAAATGACTGTTTGCCTAATGTTCCAGAAAACATCGATTTCCTATTCACTAAAACCAATCAAATTCTAATTAAAAACTCCCCTATTTTAGATATTACAAGCACTATAAATGAATTAAAATTTGTAAAAGAGATTCATATTATTGCTGTAAATAATGAAGTAAAAGAATTGTTGTTTTTATTAGAAAAAGAATATGATGAACCGATAAAAATTAAAACCATTAATATTGGTAAAAAAGACATTCAAACCTTTAACTTTAATTACAAAGAACAGATAACATCTTCTTATTCTAAGCCACTCACCTATCTGTATGAGCCAAATGCTGCAATTCTAAAATCTGGAGGTTTTCATGAAGTTTCTCATCAATTAAATCTATTTAAAATTCAGCAACATTCACATTTATATACATCCAATGAAATGATCAATTTTCCTGGAAGAGTCTTTAAAATAGAAAAGGTTTTAAATTATGATAAAAAGAAACTAAAAAAATTAGTATCAGAAAACAAAGCAAATATTACCACAAGAAATTTCCCAAAAACGGTTGCTCAGATTAGAAAAGAAACAAAACTTAAAGATGGAGGAAATTCATACTTGTTTTTTACTACGCTTAAAACAAATGAGTATATTGTTATTCTTTGTAAGAAAAAAACAAACCTAGATTAA